The Verrucomicrobiota bacterium genome has a segment encoding these proteins:
- a CDS encoding acetylxylan esterase, protein MSKNACSIIAPTFVLLACYLAGCTTPSPKKVAYPEPSALRSQPALPDPLVMLDGRRVASRAQWFNERRPELRALFQHYMYDQLPPKPDQMKTKLLAEHHDFLGGKATLKLVTLETGSGGAPRIDLMLVLPNDRRGPVPVFLAMNFCGNHALTDDPRVPLARGWLYNSCKGCTNNAATEAARGGQIVDWPLSRIIERGYALAAFCSSDVDSDRKEISDGIYAWLARNNPSENNPTNRGSIAAWAWGFHRCVDYLLTDRDVDARHIASVGHSRNGKTALLAAAFDERIALAIPHQAGCGGTAPSRGKIGESVQRINTAFPHWFNAQFKQFNDSPERLPFDQNCLAALCAPRPVLFSNAQEDQWANPAGQFEVLQAADPVYLLLGVKGLAAKEMPPSRQLVDSRLGYYIREGKHSMTADDWEVFMNFADRQWGKPTK, encoded by the coding sequence ATGAGCAAGAACGCTTGTTCCATAATTGCGCCAACCTTCGTGCTTCTGGCGTGTTACCTGGCCGGATGCACCACTCCGTCACCCAAGAAAGTGGCGTATCCCGAACCCTCCGCGTTGCGATCACAACCTGCGCTGCCGGATCCGCTCGTGATGCTTGATGGCCGCCGCGTTGCCTCGCGAGCACAATGGTTTAACGAGCGTCGTCCGGAGCTGCGGGCGCTGTTCCAGCATTACATGTATGACCAGCTCCCACCGAAGCCCGACCAGATGAAGACCAAGCTACTGGCCGAGCATCACGACTTTCTCGGCGGCAAGGCCACGCTCAAGCTCGTGACGTTGGAAACTGGATCTGGCGGAGCGCCAAGAATCGATCTGATGCTGGTGCTGCCAAATGATCGTCGCGGCCCGGTGCCGGTGTTTCTGGCGATGAACTTCTGCGGCAACCATGCGCTCACCGATGATCCGCGCGTGCCGCTCGCACGCGGCTGGCTTTACAACTCTTGCAAAGGCTGCACCAACAACGCCGCCACCGAAGCCGCGCGCGGGGGTCAAATCGTTGACTGGCCGTTGAGTCGGATCATCGAACGCGGCTATGCTCTGGCCGCGTTTTGCAGCAGCGACGTGGATTCTGACCGCAAAGAAATCAGCGATGGCATCTACGCCTGGCTTGCGCGCAACAATCCGTCGGAGAACAACCCGACGAACCGCGGGTCCATCGCTGCTTGGGCGTGGGGTTTCCATCGCTGCGTGGATTATCTCCTGACCGACCGCGACGTTGACGCGCGTCACATTGCCAGTGTGGGTCATTCGCGCAACGGCAAGACGGCATTGCTTGCCGCCGCGTTCGATGAACGCATCGCACTGGCCATTCCGCATCAGGCCGGTTGCGGCGGCACGGCACCGAGTCGCGGCAAGATTGGCGAATCGGTGCAACGCATCAACACCGCGTTCCCGCACTGGTTCAACGCCCAGTTCAAACAATTCAATGACTCGCCAGAGCGATTGCCCTTTGATCAAAACTGCCTCGCGGCCCTTTGTGCGCCGCGGCCGGTGTTGTTCTCGAACGCGCAGGAAGACCAATGGGCCAACCCCGCCGGCCAGTTCGAAGTGCTGCAAGCCGCCGATCCGGTTTATCTCCTCCTCGGCGTGAAAGGATTGGCCGCGAAAGAAATGCCGCCATCGCGACAACTCGTGGACAGCCGCCTTGGGTACTACATTCGCGAGGGCAAACACTCGATGACCGCGGACGATTGGGAAGTGTTCATGAACTTCGCCGACCGCCAATGGGGCAAACCAACGAAATGA